A segment of the Halovivax limisalsi genome:
GGATCGTCCGCCCCGGACGCGCGCCCGCCAGGTTCGCGGTCGCGCGCGCCAGCAGGGGGTCCATGCTCCCCGGCTGGAAGAACGGCTTGTCGGTCGGTCGGCGGTCGCCGAAGTCGCGAACGCTCTCGGCCGCGAGCCAGCCGAGCGCGCAGACCGAGACGTCTTCGGACGCCCGATTCGGGTCGTCGCCGGCTTTCCTCGCCGAAAACGCCGCCCGCAGCACGTGATCGGGTTCGTCGAGGTCGACGTCGAACCCCCGGTCGACGAGCACCCGCCCGAGCGCGCGCTCGGCCGCGGCGGAGTCGACGCCGCTCGTCCCCTTCACGTCGCGCGCCCGGACGGCGACCGACCCCTCGCGGTCGAGCGGTGCCGATTCCAGGAGCACGCGCGCGCTCTCGACGTGGGCGTCCGTCCGGCCGACGACCTCGCTCGCCCGCTGGGTGTAGGCGAGTCCGCGAACCCGCTCCCGGGAGATGGCGCTCGCCAGGGCGAGACCGGGCGCGAGGGTCTCGACGCCGGTCGCGGCGCTCGCGGCCTCCGCGCGAGCGAATGCATCGTCCTCGCCGCCCAGTTCGAGGAGGTACACACACGTGCGTGGCGCTGGGCGGGCTATGAGCGTACCGCTTCGGTACCCGAAGCGACACTGTACTGTCGGCAGACCGATACGAACGCGACGTTCCCTCGCACCAGCACCGATGCCGGAACCCGGCAAAACCGCCCGACGAGCGTCTGACGCCCGTCGTACACAGTCGTTCTGCCTGACCGATCAGCGACGGTACCAACCTTTATAAAGGTTAAATACGTCTTTTTAAGCGACCAATGACGGATCCGAAGGACACCATCAACATCGAGAACGTGGTGGCGTCGACCGGCATCGGGCAGGAACTCGACCTCCAGAGCGTCGCGATGGACCTCGAGGGGGCCGACTACGACCCCGAGCAGTTCCCCGGTCTCGTCTACCGCACCCAGAATCCCAAGTCCGCGGCACTCATCTTTCGCTCCGGGAAGATCGTCTGCACCGGCGCGAAGAGCACCGACGACGTCCACGAGAGCCTGCGCATCGTCTTCGACAAACTGCGCGAACTCCAGATTCAGGTCAACGAGGACCCGGAGATCGTCGTCCAGAACATCGTCACCTCCGCGGACCTCGGCCGCAACCTCAACCTGAACGCGATCGCGATCGGGCTCGGTCTGGAGAACATCGAGTACGAACCCGAGCAGTTCCCCGGCCTCGTCTACCGCCTCGACGAGCCCGAAGTCGTCGCGCTGCTGTTCGGCTCGGGTAAGCTCGTCATCACCGGCGGCAAGAAACCCGAAGACGCCGAACACGCCGTCGACAAGATCGTCTCGCGCCTCGAGGACCTCGGCCTGCTCGAGTAAGGCGACCCACCCCTCGGCTACTTCTCTCGCCGGCTCACGGGCCACCGCTCGATCACTCGGCGGGGTCGCCGACCTCGTTCGAGGACCGCTGGTCCGCCAGCCCGCCGCTCGATCGGCTCCAGCCAGCCCACAGCCACAGGAGGCTCGGGAGGACGAACACGGAGAGGACGAACGACGCGGACAGCGCCAGCGCGACGATGATCCCGAACGATGTGAACTGCGGCTCGGGAACCAGGATCAGCAGGGTGAACGCCCCGGTGGAGGTGACCGCGCTGCCGAGCAAGGCGCCGCCGGTGCCGGTGACCGCCTCGCGCAACGCCGCGCTCGCGTCGCGCCCGCGTTCGAGTTCGTGTGCGAACCGATCGCTGACGTGGATGTTGTAGTCGATTCCCAGCCCGATCGTGATGCTGACGAGCAGCGCCGTCAACATGGTCAGCGGCTGCTCGAGCAGCCACATGCCGCCGATAACGAGACCCAGGGTGAGGACGATCGGGAGCACCGTCACCGCGCCGAGGGTCGCGCTGCCCCGAACAACGCGATAAACGACCGTCAGCAGGACCAACACGCCGAGCAGCGCCAGTCCCATCGTCAGGACGATCCCGTCCGTGATCGCGCCGAGTTCGGCCTCGTTGACCGTCCCCACGCCGACCGCGGTCGTCGAGAGACCGGACTCGGCGGCCATCTCGTCGGCGATCCCGTTCATCGCATCCGCCCGGTCCGAGCCGAAGGTCGACCGGGCGGGGACCATGACCAGCATCGAGGCGTAGGTCCCGTCGTCGGTTCGCTCGATGACCTGCGATGCTTGCTCCGGTGCGACGGTGTAGAACGCGTCGTAGAGCGCTTCGAGATCCCGATCGGGGACGTCGTCGCCGTTCTCGTCGGCGGCCGCGAACCGCTCCGCGAAGTCCGGGTTCTCGGCGGCGACCGCCCGCATCGCCGACAGCGGCGAGACGACGTGGACTGCCTCGCCCTGCCGGAGGACGACGTCCGCGTCGGCCGACTCGGCGGCCTCGTGACCCGTCGCGACGGCGGTCATCGCCGCGGGCGTGGCCACGCCGTCCTCGCCCTCGATCAGGATCTGGGTGAAGCCGCTCCCGGCGGTATCTCCGGTGAACCCCTCACGATCCGCCTGAAAACCCGACTGGGCGAACGTCAGCCGTTCCGCGGCCTCGGTCTGATGGGCTTCGAACGCCATCGGGCCCGGCAGGTTCTCCTGCCACTCCGGGACGTCGTCCAGGTCGGCCTGCTGGAACGGCTCCTCCTCGAGGTCGACGAACGCCGCGCCGCCGGCCAGGCCGGCGACGAGGGCGACGACGATCACGGGGATCGCCGCCCGTTCCGCGGCGGTGACGCCGGCGCCCAGCACGCGCTCGAGATAGCGCCCCTTTCCGAGCGCCGCGCCGCGGCGGTCGAACCCGAACCGCTCCCAGAGCCCGTCGACGCTCACCTTCAGCGCGGGAACGAGCGTCGTGAAGACGACGAGCGACGCGACCACGCCGAGCGTGATCGCGATCCCGAGGTCCCGGACCAGCGGGACCGGACTGGTGAGGTTCGCCAGGAATCCGATCGCCGCGGTGATCGTCACGAGGCCGAACGCGACGGCCACCGCGCTCGTCGACCGTGCGAGCGCCTTGCGGATGCCCTCGTCGGGTCCGCGCTCCTCGCGGTAGCGCATGAAGACGTGGAAGCCGAAGTCGATGCTGATCGCGACGATCAACACCGGCACGATCAGCGACGTCATCTGGGAGAGCACCCCCAGCCAGCCCATCAGCCCGATCGTCCAGGCCAGCGCCGCGATCGTCCCGACGAAGCCGAGGACCACGTCCGTGACGTCGCGATAGGCGAAGCCGAGGACGATCACCAGCAACAGGAGGATCGGCGGCAGAACCAGCCAGAGGCTGTCGCCGATGAACTGCTGGTTGAGGTCGGCCAGGGCGTACTGCCCGATGGTGAAGATCTCCGGGTCGTCGTAGCCGTCGGCCGTCTCGTAGAGCACCCGCTGGACGCCCTCGGGCGCGCTCGATCCGAACTGGCCGTCGCCGGTCGCCTCGAACGCGATCGTCATCCGCAGTCCGTCGGCCTCGGTGCTGCCGGACTCGTACGAGGCGGGCAGGAAGAACCGGGTCGCCTCGCCGCCGGTGAACGTCTCCGCGACGGTCGCCTCGACCTTCCGGTCGCTCGCGTCGGCCAGCGCCGCCCGTTGGGTCTCGAGATCCGCGTTCGGATCGCCGGCCAGTTCCCGGGCGACGACGTTCGCCGGACTCTCGAAGCCGCCCTCGGCCAGGTTCTCCGCGACGACCGATTCCTCCGCGACCGCGAGC
Coding sequences within it:
- a CDS encoding methyltransferase domain-containing protein gives rise to the protein MYLLELGGEDDAFARAEAASAATGVETLAPGLALASAISRERVRGLAYTQRASEVVGRTDAHVESARVLLESAPLDREGSVAVRARDVKGTSGVDSAAAERALGRVLVDRGFDVDLDEPDHVLRAAFSARKAGDDPNRASEDVSVCALGWLAAESVRDFGDRRPTDKPFFQPGSMDPLLARATANLAGARPGRTILDPMCGTGGGLVEAGLVGADVIGTDAQAKMVRGARENLAHFLDGEEPSSIGVDRGDWHVARGDGTQLPLADDAVDAVVFDAPYGRQSKIETHGLADLVAGALAEARRVADRAVLVADRPWADAARDAGWAIEASFERRVHRSLTRHVLVLA
- a CDS encoding TATA-box-binding protein, coding for MTDPKDTINIENVVASTGIGQELDLQSVAMDLEGADYDPEQFPGLVYRTQNPKSAALIFRSGKIVCTGAKSTDDVHESLRIVFDKLRELQIQVNEDPEIVVQNIVTSADLGRNLNLNAIAIGLGLENIEYEPEQFPGLVYRLDEPEVVALLFGSGKLVITGGKKPEDAEHAVDKIVSRLEDLGLLE
- a CDS encoding efflux RND transporter permease subunit encodes the protein MGVRAAVDRVTSGVTTHNRLVLVLFVLVTAGVVAGVAQDSGGAQQGIDEDALGSTDVYEAAEYIGERYGDESADDATATVDVYVRDEEESVLRRDALAAVLEYQLAVAEESVVAENLAEGGFESPANVVARELAGDPNADLETQRAALADASDRKVEATVAETFTGGEATRFFLPASYESGSTEADGLRMTIAFEATGDGQFGSSAPEGVQRVLYETADGYDDPEIFTIGQYALADLNQQFIGDSLWLVLPPILLLLVIVLGFAYRDVTDVVLGFVGTIAALAWTIGLMGWLGVLSQMTSLIVPVLIVAISIDFGFHVFMRYREERGPDEGIRKALARSTSAVAVAFGLVTITAAIGFLANLTSPVPLVRDLGIAITLGVVASLVVFTTLVPALKVSVDGLWERFGFDRRGAALGKGRYLERVLGAGVTAAERAAIPVIVVALVAGLAGGAAFVDLEEEPFQQADLDDVPEWQENLPGPMAFEAHQTEAAERLTFAQSGFQADREGFTGDTAGSGFTQILIEGEDGVATPAAMTAVATGHEAAESADADVVLRQGEAVHVVSPLSAMRAVAAENPDFAERFAAADENGDDVPDRDLEALYDAFYTVAPEQASQVIERTDDGTYASMLVMVPARSTFGSDRADAMNGIADEMAAESGLSTTAVGVGTVNEAELGAITDGIVLTMGLALLGVLVLLTVVYRVVRGSATLGAVTVLPIVLTLGLVIGGMWLLEQPLTMLTALLVSITIGLGIDYNIHVSDRFAHELERGRDASAALREAVTGTGGALLGSAVTSTGAFTLLILVPEPQFTSFGIIVALALSASFVLSVFVLPSLLWLWAGWSRSSGGLADQRSSNEVGDPAE